In Fibrobacter sp. UWR2, the sequence AGGCGTGCAGCGGCTCGACGCGCTCGTAATAACGCACCCGCACCTGGACCACTTCGGGGGTGCAGCAAGTCTGTTGCGCATGTTCCCGGTGAACGAGGTATGGACAAACGAGTGTTCCCGCACTGCCGATGGCGTGGAATGGCGCGATGTTATCGAGGAGGCGGTAGAGCGCAAGGTTCCCGTACGCGAAATCCGGCGCGGTTTCATATGGCGCGAGAACTTTTTTGAAGTGCGGGCAATCCACCCGAAAAAACTTACGGACGTAAGCAAGGAGTGCCGAGACCTGAACGAAGCAAGCATAACGTTGCAGGCAAGCGGATTCGGGCATTCCGCCATCCTGACCGGCGACCTGACGGTCCCTGGCGAGAAGACGATACTCGGGTCTCTCGCCTACATAAGGAGCGACGTGCTGAAGGTAGGGCACCACGGGAGCAAGACATCGAGCAGCGAGGATTTCCTGAAGGCGGTTGGCCCACAGGTCGCCATCATCTCAAGCGGGCGCAGGAACAAGTTCCGCCACCCGCACAAGCAGGTAACCGAAAGGCTCGACGCGCTGGAAATTCCGTACCTGAATACGGCAAAGAGCGGAACCGTTACTGTAACGTTCTCAGAAGATTCCGTAAATGTAGAGACGATGATAAAATAGGCCCGGGCAGTTTATCGCTTCAGGCAGTCGAGTGCGATATCGTGCAGTTGCCCGTTTGTCGCGACACTCGAGAAACCTTCATAGATCGGGGCCACAGGCTTGCCATCCTTATCGAAGAGTTCTGCTTTCCCGTCGATGGTGCTGAACTTTCCGCCCGCTTCTGCAAACAGGAGCGGATACGGAGCGATATCCCAGAGGGAAACGACAGGATCTACCATCACTTCGGCGCGTCCCGCCGCCACAAGGTAATACCCGTAGCAGTCACCCCACCCGCGGTGGAGTTTGGCCCCGCGGCGGAGCTTCGCGAAACCTTCGCCGTAGCCCGAGGTTTCCATAGTGTTTACCGTACCTGATAGCACGAGCGCCTCGTTCAACTGCGAAACGCCCGAAACACGGACTGCGCGGCCGTCCAGGAAGGCTCCCCCGCCGTTTACCGCCCAGACGGCAGTATTCATCGCGGGAATGCGGATGAGCGAGCATACGGGAATGTTCTTCTTGTAGAGCGCGATAAGCGTGCCGAACAGCGGAACACCGTGAATGAAAGCCTTCGTACCGTCAATCGGGTCTATGACCCACTGGTATTCCGCATCGGGGCTCTCGATCCCGAATTCCTCGCCAATCACGCCGAAACCCGGAGTCTCCTTCGCCCAGAACTCGCGGCAAAGTTCTTCCGTGCTCTTGTCGGCAATCGTTACCGGCGTGTTGTCCTTTTTCCACTCGACACCGATACCGGACTGGAAATACTTCAGGATATTTTCCTGGGCCATTTCCGCCGTCTTGAGCGCAATCTGCAGCAGGTCCTTGTATTCCTGAGCCATACTACGCCTCGCACCACTTTTTCACGAGTTCCATCAGGAACGCATTCTCTTCGGGCTTGCCTACGGTCACGCGGATGTATTCCGGCATACCGAAGCTCGTGAGCCCGCGGACAATCATGCCATTCTGTTCCAAAAAGGCAACAAGTTCCTTCGCACGTTCACCGATCTTTACGCAGATGAAGTTCGCCTGCGTCGGGAGCACCTTGAGTCCGAGTGCTTCAAATTCGCGGGTAAGGACATCAATGCCCTCGGTATTCATCTTGCGGGTCGCCTGCACGTGTTCCTTATCGCCTAGAGCGGCGATCGCCGCCACCTGGGCCGCCTGGTTCACGTCAAACGGAGGCTTCACCTTCCACAGGGCACGGATAACTTCGGCATTGCTGAAAGCATAGCCCACGCGGAGACCTGCCAGCCCGTAGATCTTGCTGAAGGTGCGGTTCACGAACAGGTTCGGGTACTCGCGGACAAACTTTGCCATGTTCGGGTAGTCCGGTGCCGTCGCGAACTCGGCATACGCCTCGTCCAGGAACACGAGCACATTCTGCGGGACCTTCTTCAAGAAGTCGCGAATCTCCGCTTCGGTGTAGTACGCACCCGTCGGGTTGTTCGGGTTGCAGATAAAGGCCACGCGGGTCTTGTCGTTCACCGCCTTTGCAAGGTCATCGAGCGATGCTCGCACCTCGCCCTCGCCCACACCGATAAAGTCGGCGCCGTTCGAAAGCGTCGTAAACTTGTACACCGAGAAAGTCGGCGTAATGCCCACGCAGTTGTCGCCCTGGCGGATAAACGCCTTACCCACCATGTCGATAATCTCGTCCGAGCCATTACCGATAACAATCTCGTTCGTAGCCACGCCATACATCTTGGCGATGGAATCAATCAGTTTCGGGGCATCGCCTCGCGGGTAAAGGTGCAGGCTGTCCGCAATCCCGTGAAACGCCTCGACCGCCTTCGGGGAAGCCCCGAGCGGATTTTCGTTAGACGCCAACTTGACAACTTTTGCAAGTCCAAAGCGCTCGCGGATTTCCTCGATGGATTTTCCGGGCACATAATCAGAAAGTTTCGAAAGTTCTGGACGCGGTTCGACCATATATACCTCTTTTCTACGTCAAATCTAGAATATTTGTCATGGGATTAAGTTAAATTTTATGCGTATGAACCGCTTCGTAGCCCTGTTGTTAGCAACCATGTGCGTAAACGCGTTTGCCGTTGACCGCATATGGGATATTCGCTACACCTTCGGGCCCGATACACGACCATCACCAAGATGGGCCGTCGGAATCGGCGCAATGAACAATTACGGTTCTGACATTCTATTCCCAGTCAACGTCACCACGGCACTTTCCAAGGAATGGAACGCCGGCGGCAAAATCAACGTAAAAAGCATAGATAAATTTGACCAGGTCATCGTCTCGCTCGATATCGGCGGGCGCTACCTTATTAACGAGAACAACTTCATCGAACTGGATGGCAACTTCGGCCTAAACCGCAACAACAGCACCGCAGTCGTGCTGACCTACGGCAACGAGCAGTTTATCTCCAAGAACTTCGCCAACTTCTATGAAATTCGCGCCGGAGCACTGCAGGGCGTCACCGGCGAAGGCGGATACGTCAAATTCGCAGCCGGAATGACACCAACGCTCTACTTTACGAGCTACTTCCGTACATTTATCGAAATCAACATGTCGGGCAGTATCGGCAACCTGACAGACGATTTCATGGTCGACATCATTCCTAAACTCGAACTATCGCTCAGCACATTCCGTATCCGTCTGGACTTTGATATCGGAGTGATGCAAGAAAAGAACAATGATGTTCAGACCATTGCTCTTTACGTAATAAAGGCGCTGTAGCGACTACTTCACCGTAAACGCAGCACCATTGTCATCCTCGCGAAGGCGAGGATCTTAACCAGCATCTTCGTTTATCTCACCACAAATTTCTCGCCGTCGTAATCGATGACCACCGGCTTTGCGGCACTCACGTCTCCGGCGAGAATTGCATGGCTCAGCGGGCGTTCCACGTTCCGTTCCAGGTAACGCTGGATCGGCCGCGCGCCGAATTCCGGCTGGTAGGCACCGTCGGCAATCGCATCCAGGGCGGCGTCGGTCAGGGTCAACTGCAAATCCTGACGGGCGGCGCGTTCGGCGAGTCCCTTGAATTTGAGCCTTACGATGTCACGGATCTGCGGTTTCGTTAAGCTCTGGAACACCAGCACTTCGTCCAGACGGTTCAAGAATTCCGGACGGAAGAAGCCACGGAGTTCCGGCTCGATTTCCTTCAAGGTCACGGGCTTTGCATCACCCGCGCGGTTCTGGAAGTGAGCGGCACCCAGGTTCGACGTCATGAGAATCAAGGTGTTCTTGAAATTCACGGTACGGCCCTTGCCATCGGTCAGACGACCGTCGTCAAGCACCTGCAACAGCGTGTTGAACACGTCGGGGTGAGCCTTCTCGATTTCATCGAGCAGAATCACGCAGTACGGATGCGTACGCACGGCTTCGGTCAGCTGGCCGCCTTCTTCGTAGCCCACGTATCCCGGAGGCGCACCGATCAAACGGCTCACGCTATGCTTTTCCATGTATTCGCTCATGTCGATACGCACGAGCGCGTTCTCGTCGTCGAACAGTTCCACGGCAAGCGCCTTCGCAAGTTCCGTCTTGCCCACACCTGTGGGGCCCAGGAACAAGAAACTACCAATCGGTGCATTCTCGCGGCTAAGTCCGCTACGGTTACGCAGAATCGCTTCCGAAACCGCCTCGACGGCTTCGTCCTGGCCAATCACGCGGGCATGCAGGCGTTCGTCCAGGTGCAACAACTTTGCCTTTTCGCCTTCGCAAAGCTTCGTGACAGGGATACCGGTCCAGCGGCTCACCACGAGAGCGATGGTTTCTTCGGTCACCTCTTCGCTCAGGTCGCCATCGCTTGCGGACTTCTTGATTTCTTCCGTCTTCGCGGCGATTTCACGCTCCAGGTTCACAATCTTGTTGTACTTGAGTTCGGCGGCACGGTTCAAGTCGTAGCGGGCTTCGGCCTGCTCCATCTCGTCCTTCGCCTGCTGCAAGGATTTCTTAAGCCCCTGCAACTCGGCATTTTTCGCACGGCGTTCCTGCCAGCGGTCCTGCATCAACTTGACTGCAGCATCCGTTGTCGCGAGTTCTTCGCGCAACTCTTTCAGGCGCTTTACGCTGGTGTCGTCGGTTTCCTTCGCCAAGGCCTGCTCCTCGATTTTCATCTGGAGTTCCTTACGCTGCAAAGTGTCCAAGGCTTCGGGCACGGTATCCATCTGCGTCTTCACAAGGCTTGCCGCCTCGTCAATCAGGTCAATGGCCTTGTCCGGCAAGAAACGGTCGCTGATGTAGCGGTTCGAAAGCTTCACCGCCGCCACAAGTGCGTTATCGTGCAGACGCACGCCGTGGTGCGCATCGAATCCGTCTTTGATGCCACGGAGAATAGAAATGGATTCCTCTTCGCTCGGCTCGTCGACCTGTACGGGCTGGAAACGGCGTTCCAATGCGGAATCCTTCTCGATGTACTTGCGGTATTCCTGCGTGGTGGTGGCACCGATGCAGTGCAGTTCACCACGGGCGAGCTTCGGCTTGAGCATATTGCCCAAGTCCATGGAGCCTTCCGTCTTGCCCGCGCCCACGATGGTGTGGATTTCGTCGATGAACAGCAAGGTATTGCCGTCTTCTTCAAGGGCGTCCAGCACGGCTTTCAAACGTTCCTCAAAATCGCCACGGTATTTTGCACCCGCCATCAACGCGGACAAATCCAGCGCAAACAACTTCTTGCCCTTCAGAGCATCAGGCACATCGCCGCGGTAAATACGCTCGGCGAGGCCTTCGACAATGGCGGTCTTACCCACGCCAGGTTCACCGACCAGGCACGGGTTGTTTTTCGTCTTTCGGCTCAAAATCAAGATGACGCGGCGGATTTCTTCTTCACGGCCAATCACCGGCGAAAGCTTGCCGTCGGCGGCCATTTCTACAAGCTCACGGCCGTAGAGTTTCAGCGGAGACTGTTCCTCGGCATTCGCGGCACCCGCAAACGGGTCCGAAAGCCAGGTTTCCACGACCTCGACGCTTCCCAACGCATCTTCGAACACCTTCGCAAGGCCACGGTCGCCCGAGAACTTCATGAGGGCCACAAGCATATCGCCCGGAGTCACCATGCGGTTCACCTGACGCGCCGCCTGCACGGAAGCACGCAAAATACGGTTCAAGTCGTTATCGGGTTCCACGTCGGGGTTCACGCCTTCCATGCGCGGAATCTTCTGCACGAACGGCTCCAGCTTGCCGCGGAGTTCATTCGTCTTCGCGCCCTTCGACTTGTAGAGTTTCTTCAAGGTGGCATCCGGGCCTTCGACAAGGCCTACCGCCAAATGCGCCGCACCCAGGTAGGAATGCGAACAACGGTCGCGCAGGCTCTGTGCCTTCGCCAAAACCTTTTCTGCATCGTTATTGAAATCGGACATAAACGAACCTTCTTTTTATTTTTACCGCTTTCCAGATGCAAAACCCATGCCAAGGGCCTCGCTCGGCAAAAAAACGTCCAAAACTGCGTAAAAACGGCAATTTTCGCCATAAAAAAGCAAAAAATGTCGCATTTTTCAGCGACATTTTTTCAAAATAAGACAGTCGGGTGTTTAAGACTGTGCTAAAACGCGATGTCGTCTATACTTTGAGTCGTAACGCAGCTTTCAATAATGCGCCGTCCATACTTTTCCCAATGGGGATCCTTGTAAGTCGGGATGCCCTCGGTAAAAGTTAGCGGGATGCTGCACGAAAGCTCAGTATACGTACGTCCCAAAATGCTTTCGGTCCAGTCCATCATCTTGATTTCACCATTTTCAAGAGCGCAATCCTGCTTGAACTCTTCCTCTGTATCCGGGTCGAAATAAACCAAATTTTTTTCTAGAACAAAGCCAGAACCATCACCGGCTTCATTCAAGGAAAGCG encodes:
- the hisN gene encoding histidinol-phosphatase, translating into MAQEYKDLLQIALKTAEMAQENILKYFQSGIGVEWKKDNTPVTIADKSTEELCREFWAKETPGFGVIGEEFGIESPDAEYQWVIDPIDGTKAFIHGVPLFGTLIALYKKNIPVCSLIRIPAMNTAVWAVNGGGAFLDGRAVRVSGVSQLNEALVLSGTVNTMETSGYGEGFAKLRRGAKLHRGWGDCYGYYLVAAGRAEVMVDPVVSLWDIAPYPLLFAEAGGKFSTIDGKAELFDKDGKPVAPIYEGFSSVATNGQLHDIALDCLKR
- the hisC gene encoding histidinol-phosphate transaminase → MVEPRPELSKLSDYVPGKSIEEIRERFGLAKVVKLASNENPLGASPKAVEAFHGIADSLHLYPRGDAPKLIDSIAKMYGVATNEIVIGNGSDEIIDMVGKAFIRQGDNCVGITPTFSVYKFTTLSNGADFIGVGEGEVRASLDDLAKAVNDKTRVAFICNPNNPTGAYYTEAEIRDFLKKVPQNVLVFLDEAYAEFATAPDYPNMAKFVREYPNLFVNRTFSKIYGLAGLRVGYAFSNAEVIRALWKVKPPFDVNQAAQVAAIAALGDKEHVQATRKMNTEGIDVLTREFEALGLKVLPTQANFICVKIGERAKELVAFLEQNGMIVRGLTSFGMPEYIRVTVGKPEENAFLMELVKKWCEA
- a CDS encoding ATP-dependent Clp protease ATP-binding subunit; the encoded protein is MSDFNNDAEKVLAKAQSLRDRCSHSYLGAAHLAVGLVEGPDATLKKLYKSKGAKTNELRGKLEPFVQKIPRMEGVNPDVEPDNDLNRILRASVQAARQVNRMVTPGDMLVALMKFSGDRGLAKVFEDALGSVEVVETWLSDPFAGAANAEEQSPLKLYGRELVEMAADGKLSPVIGREEEIRRVILILSRKTKNNPCLVGEPGVGKTAIVEGLAERIYRGDVPDALKGKKLFALDLSALMAGAKYRGDFEERLKAVLDALEEDGNTLLFIDEIHTIVGAGKTEGSMDLGNMLKPKLARGELHCIGATTTQEYRKYIEKDSALERRFQPVQVDEPSEEESISILRGIKDGFDAHHGVRLHDNALVAAVKLSNRYISDRFLPDKAIDLIDEAASLVKTQMDTVPEALDTLQRKELQMKIEEQALAKETDDTSVKRLKELREELATTDAAVKLMQDRWQERRAKNAELQGLKKSLQQAKDEMEQAEARYDLNRAAELKYNKIVNLEREIAAKTEEIKKSASDGDLSEEVTEETIALVVSRWTGIPVTKLCEGEKAKLLHLDERLHARVIGQDEAVEAVSEAILRNRSGLSRENAPIGSFLFLGPTGVGKTELAKALAVELFDDENALVRIDMSEYMEKHSVSRLIGAPPGYVGYEEGGQLTEAVRTHPYCVILLDEIEKAHPDVFNTLLQVLDDGRLTDGKGRTVNFKNTLILMTSNLGAAHFQNRAGDAKPVTLKEIEPELRGFFRPEFLNRLDEVLVFQSLTKPQIRDIVRLKFKGLAERAARQDLQLTLTDAALDAIADGAYQPEFGARPIQRYLERNVERPLSHAILAGDVSAAKPVVIDYDGEKFVVR